A single region of the Aquarana catesbeiana isolate 2022-GZ linkage group LG07, ASM4218655v1, whole genome shotgun sequence genome encodes:
- the IRAK2 gene encoding interleukin-1 receptor-associated kinase-like 2 isoform X2: MASPRCSTSSPLIIDIPPRVLDELCRCIDCLIDWEWLRFVSNIMSDETSVQRFQMKRRVGDNATRELLWSWGQRLATVQDLEDILEKLELYRALEILRQNPMISSKNSPGSERRSDHGSGTQQNSTASTAMMDKAPDFVLPSPPPPPPEFLRSLEKDCSPFSRTDEALSIPQQEISLTPGALCQQWTPRQVDEITDTFGMERKIYSGQFADIYVGKKADRTFAVKRIKEVDGDQTDRLHSFFQTEAHITFRCTHPNLLPLLGFCLESGHRCLINQFMKNGSLDEALHREGEHILSWERRLMIAVGLLQAVHHLHASDLFHGNIKSSNVLLDEDFSPRLGHSGPRFCPDTSASYTQVKTQDLQKYQPYLPDSYLRRGQLTAQTDIFSAGVVLAEILTGLMPSDKSRDPAYLKDLVVKEMEQAKSCAQSGGDKAEAAERLCAKAMLEKHADPKPGRAPEEAGLHLALAVCLCVTKKKVVLSEVTAMMEKAENDLKAPLKESREEMSSMNVPEESDFEESLSPCCARREPSCWSLPKTNGALHRMNVRTACGMEAGEMPARSPCELDESGSYLLSPGGMWYDMGAEPPSCNAQPGPSARGHVSNLDLLELKSPSESDDQSWGIEVNMAKMKLMKEIELYEQDRVDSSVLFTK, from the exons ttTCCAACATCATGAGCGATGAAACATCTGTACAGAGATTCCAGATGAAGAGGAGAGTGGGAGATAACGCCACCAGGGAGCTGCTTTGGAGTTGGGGACAGAGACTGGCCACCGTGCAGGACCTGGAGGATATATTGGAGAAACTGGAACTTTACAGAGCGCTGGAGATCCTCCGGCAGA ACCCCATGATCTCCTCCAAGAACTCTCCAGGATCAGAGAGAAGATCGGATCACGGTTCCGGGACACAACAGAACTCAACGGCCAGCACCGCCATGATGGATAAAGCTCCAG ACTTCGTTCTGCCATCCCCGCCGCCTCCTCCGCCAGAGTTTCTGAGGTCCTTGGAGAAAGATTGCAGTCCGTTCTCCAGAACAGATGAG GCTCTGAGCATCCCGCAGCAGGAGATCAGCCTGACGCCGGGCGCCTTGTGTCAGCAGTGGACTCCTCGGCAGGTGGATGAAATCACCGACACATTCGGCATGGAAAGGAAGATTTACTCCGGACAGTTCGCTGACATCTACGTGGGGAAGAAGGCGGACAGAACCTTCGCTGTAAAGAGGATAAAGGAG gtggatggAGACCAGACAGACAGATTACATTCCTTCTTCCAGACAGAAGCACATATCACTTTCCG CTGTACCCACCCTAATCTGCTGCCACTGCTGGGGTTCTGCCTGGAGAGCGGACATCGCTGCCTCATCAACCAGTTCATGAAGAACGGCTCCTTGGATGAGGCTTTACACAGA GAAGGAGAGCACATCCTGAGCTGGGAGAGGAGGCTGATGATCGCTGTGGGTCTCCTGCAGGCTGTGCATCACTTGCATGCGTCTGACCTGTTCCACGGGAATATTAAGAG TTCCAATGTGCTACTGGATGAAGATTTCTCTCCGAGACTGGGCCACTCTGGACCTCGATTTTGCCCAGACACATCTGCCAGTTACACTCAGGTGAAAACCCAGGACCTGCAGAAGTACCAACCTTACCTGCCGGACAGCTACCTGAGGAGAGGGCAACTGACTGCACAGACGGACATCTTTTCTGCTGGCGTG GTTCTGGCGGAAATCCTGACTGGACTAATGCCGAGCGACAAGAGCCGAGATCCCGCCTACTTG AAAGATCTGGTTGTGAAAGAGATGGAGCAGGCGAAATCGTGTGCGCAGTCCGGCGGCGATAAGGCAGAGGCTGCGGAGCGCCTGTGTGCAAAGGCAATGCTTGAGAAACACGCTGACCCCAAGCCTGGGAGAGCACCGGAAGAGGCGGGGCTTCACCTGGCGCTCGCCGTCTGCTTGTGTGTCACCAAGAAGAAGGTTGTGTTATCAGAG GTCACCGCCATGATGGAAAAAGCAGAAAACGACCTCAAGGCTCCTTTAAAAGAGTCCAGAGAAGAGATGTCCAGCATGAACGTCCCGGAGGAAAGTGACTTTGAGGAATCGTTGTCCCCATGCTGCGCACGAAGGGAGCCATCTTGTTGGAGCCTGCCCAAGACCAATGGAGCCCTGCACCGCATGAATGTGAGGACTGCGTGCGGCATGGAAGCCGGGGAGATGCCAGCAAGAAGCCCCTGTGAGCTTGATGAGTCAGGCAGCTACTTACTGTCCCCTGGGGGGATGTGGTATGATATGGGGGCTGAGCCACCATCATGCAATGCTCAACCGGGACCATCTGCCCGTGGACATGTCAGCAACCTGGACTTGCTGGAGCTGAAGAGCCCAT cGGAGAGCGATGACCAATCGTGGGGGATAGAGGTGAACATGGCCAAGATGAAGCTGATGAAGGAGATTGAGCTGTATGAACAGGACAGGGTGGACAGCTCAGTCCTGTTTACCAAATAG
- the IRAK2 gene encoding interleukin-1 receptor-associated kinase-like 2 isoform X1 — MASPRCSTSSPLIIDIPPRVLDELCRCIDCLIDWEWLRFVSNIMSDETSVQRFQMKRRVGDNATRELLWSWGQRLATVQDLEDILEKLELYRALEILRQTLLGADPMISSKNSPGSERRSDHGSGTQQNSTASTAMMDKAPDFVLPSPPPPPPEFLRSLEKDCSPFSRTDEALSIPQQEISLTPGALCQQWTPRQVDEITDTFGMERKIYSGQFADIYVGKKADRTFAVKRIKEVDGDQTDRLHSFFQTEAHITFRCTHPNLLPLLGFCLESGHRCLINQFMKNGSLDEALHREGEHILSWERRLMIAVGLLQAVHHLHASDLFHGNIKSSNVLLDEDFSPRLGHSGPRFCPDTSASYTQVKTQDLQKYQPYLPDSYLRRGQLTAQTDIFSAGVVLAEILTGLMPSDKSRDPAYLKDLVVKEMEQAKSCAQSGGDKAEAAERLCAKAMLEKHADPKPGRAPEEAGLHLALAVCLCVTKKKVVLSEVTAMMEKAENDLKAPLKESREEMSSMNVPEESDFEESLSPCCARREPSCWSLPKTNGALHRMNVRTACGMEAGEMPARSPCELDESGSYLLSPGGMWYDMGAEPPSCNAQPGPSARGHVSNLDLLELKSPSESDDQSWGIEVNMAKMKLMKEIELYEQDRVDSSVLFTK; from the exons ttTCCAACATCATGAGCGATGAAACATCTGTACAGAGATTCCAGATGAAGAGGAGAGTGGGAGATAACGCCACCAGGGAGCTGCTTTGGAGTTGGGGACAGAGACTGGCCACCGTGCAGGACCTGGAGGATATATTGGAGAAACTGGAACTTTACAGAGCGCTGGAGATCCTCCGGCAGA CTCTGTTGGGTGCAGACCCCATGATCTCCTCCAAGAACTCTCCAGGATCAGAGAGAAGATCGGATCACGGTTCCGGGACACAACAGAACTCAACGGCCAGCACCGCCATGATGGATAAAGCTCCAG ACTTCGTTCTGCCATCCCCGCCGCCTCCTCCGCCAGAGTTTCTGAGGTCCTTGGAGAAAGATTGCAGTCCGTTCTCCAGAACAGATGAG GCTCTGAGCATCCCGCAGCAGGAGATCAGCCTGACGCCGGGCGCCTTGTGTCAGCAGTGGACTCCTCGGCAGGTGGATGAAATCACCGACACATTCGGCATGGAAAGGAAGATTTACTCCGGACAGTTCGCTGACATCTACGTGGGGAAGAAGGCGGACAGAACCTTCGCTGTAAAGAGGATAAAGGAG gtggatggAGACCAGACAGACAGATTACATTCCTTCTTCCAGACAGAAGCACATATCACTTTCCG CTGTACCCACCCTAATCTGCTGCCACTGCTGGGGTTCTGCCTGGAGAGCGGACATCGCTGCCTCATCAACCAGTTCATGAAGAACGGCTCCTTGGATGAGGCTTTACACAGA GAAGGAGAGCACATCCTGAGCTGGGAGAGGAGGCTGATGATCGCTGTGGGTCTCCTGCAGGCTGTGCATCACTTGCATGCGTCTGACCTGTTCCACGGGAATATTAAGAG TTCCAATGTGCTACTGGATGAAGATTTCTCTCCGAGACTGGGCCACTCTGGACCTCGATTTTGCCCAGACACATCTGCCAGTTACACTCAGGTGAAAACCCAGGACCTGCAGAAGTACCAACCTTACCTGCCGGACAGCTACCTGAGGAGAGGGCAACTGACTGCACAGACGGACATCTTTTCTGCTGGCGTG GTTCTGGCGGAAATCCTGACTGGACTAATGCCGAGCGACAAGAGCCGAGATCCCGCCTACTTG AAAGATCTGGTTGTGAAAGAGATGGAGCAGGCGAAATCGTGTGCGCAGTCCGGCGGCGATAAGGCAGAGGCTGCGGAGCGCCTGTGTGCAAAGGCAATGCTTGAGAAACACGCTGACCCCAAGCCTGGGAGAGCACCGGAAGAGGCGGGGCTTCACCTGGCGCTCGCCGTCTGCTTGTGTGTCACCAAGAAGAAGGTTGTGTTATCAGAG GTCACCGCCATGATGGAAAAAGCAGAAAACGACCTCAAGGCTCCTTTAAAAGAGTCCAGAGAAGAGATGTCCAGCATGAACGTCCCGGAGGAAAGTGACTTTGAGGAATCGTTGTCCCCATGCTGCGCACGAAGGGAGCCATCTTGTTGGAGCCTGCCCAAGACCAATGGAGCCCTGCACCGCATGAATGTGAGGACTGCGTGCGGCATGGAAGCCGGGGAGATGCCAGCAAGAAGCCCCTGTGAGCTTGATGAGTCAGGCAGCTACTTACTGTCCCCTGGGGGGATGTGGTATGATATGGGGGCTGAGCCACCATCATGCAATGCTCAACCGGGACCATCTGCCCGTGGACATGTCAGCAACCTGGACTTGCTGGAGCTGAAGAGCCCAT cGGAGAGCGATGACCAATCGTGGGGGATAGAGGTGAACATGGCCAAGATGAAGCTGATGAAGGAGATTGAGCTGTATGAACAGGACAGGGTGGACAGCTCAGTCCTGTTTACCAAATAG